From the genome of Bicyclus anynana chromosome 26, ilBicAnyn1.1, whole genome shotgun sequence:
GCTACAattgataaaattgataataaaagGCCCTTTTCAGGGCCACAAAAACATTCCttcatataatattagtaatagtcgttatttttattaccttgTACTGAGTGCACTGCACGGGAGTTATAGATACAtatagatatatacatatacatacaggcaggcaggtaggtaggtaggtaggtaggtaggtaagtacatcATGAAGTGCATACGTCTCAATgatattaatgaatgaatgggctgtaaacaaaacaaaagaaaacaatacatcgatgcgtaattattatttagaacttacttaacaatataatttttatgacGTAGGTTGTAAACCAACCTGTGAAATACTTGCCGGGGATTAAGATAATGTAAAAAAGAAGTATAATGATAGTTGGTAGTTAACAATAGTTAGTTAATTGATTGGCCGAATCAGTGTATTGTTCGTCTTATGATGGTAATAATagcaatagttttttttttttttttttctttatttttttttttttgcgtgaTCGTGAGAGGTTCTGGATTCGGttcgatttatttaatttgttttattttattactagtgtagtgggtaggtacattattcccccccccccccccccaaaaaaaaattaaataataatttttataaatcaacTAAAATAAACCAGCCGAGAGAAGGTCGTGCCGCGTCTCGCTCCCGCGTGAGCGCGTCTCTGTCTTGCGCCCCACACCTCTCCCCCCCGTCTGTTCATACCATTCTACAAAACTCGAAAATACGAGCCGCGTTTATCATTCATTCCCCGTACGTTGAACGACGCGCGCGCTCATATCGTTCGAATTCTATTTTGGTTTTTCCTAAAGTTCCGTTTAGAGGAGGCATCATGGCTCGTACGAAGCAGACCGCTCGCAAGTCAACCGGTGGTAAAGCACCGCGCAAGCAGCTGGCCACGAAGGCGGCCCGCAAGAGCGCCCCGGCCACCGGCGGCGTCAAGAAACCTCATCGCTACAGGCCCGGCACCGTGGCCCTCCGTGAGATCCGTCGCTACCAGAAGAGCACCGAGCTCCTGATCCGCAAGCTGCCGTTCCAGCGGCTGGTGCGCGAGATCGCGCAGGACTTCAAGACCGACCTCCGCTTCCAGAGCTCCGCCGTGATGGCGCTGCAGGAGGCCAGCGAGGCTTACCTAGTGGGGCTCTTCGAAGACACCAACCTGTGCGCGATCCACGCCAAGCGCGTCACCATTATGCCGAAGGACATTCAGCTCGCGCGCAGGATCAGAGGCGAACGCGCCTAAGATGCGCCTCGCATCATAGTGCCGTTACCGGTGCGATCAAACATTGATCGAAAAAAAAAAGGCCCTTTTCAGGGCCGCAAATATTTCTATTGAATCACTTAATcacctactattattattaaactctaACCTACTTGCTGTCTATAATGATATAATATGATATCATCGCCGCATATATAGTATTATCGTTatgattattattgaaaatctaTCTACCTATGTATCCTAATAATGAAATTGGGTAACTATCAGTACATACATATGGGCCAGTACACAAAACAACAAGACAAAAGTGACACTCGAACACATACTTGCCCACAAGACAAGCACACATAAGTACATACGTTCACGTAGTACACaatttttagataattattattataatgcttaccctagttaaaaaccgtgtgcacgccactgaacgtacactacatacatacatacatacatacatacatacatacatcatctcgaaaaaaaaaaaaaaaaaaaaaaaaaaaaacaataataataataataataatagcattgatttttttttttttttaagtaagatTGAAgaacgaagaaaaaaaaaaaagaaaaaaaaaaaaaaagagcgcGCTTCCAACGCTTAAATAGTATCCCCTCCTCGACGAAACACTGCGAagcgcccccccccccccccccctcccccctcatACCGCCACTCTAGAGTTATTACGTCCCTCTCCATCCAGCCGCGAATAACACATGACAGAAGCGATACGATATAGCGACTACGTACCCTATCGTATAAATGCGCGCGGAGAAGCGCGGCTTAGATTGTACTGTGTTGGTATTCGGCCAGTGAACAGTGTGCGTTGTTTTCGAATTCGAAGTAAACACTCTACGCAGACATCATGACCGGCCGCGGCAAAGGTGGAAAGGGATTGGGAAAAGGTGGTGCCAAGCGTCACAGGAAAGTGTTGCGTGATAACATCCAGGGTATCACGAAACCGGCCATCCGTCGTCTGGCTCGCAGGGGTGGCGTGAAACGTATATCCGGTCTGATATACGAGGAGACCCGCGGTGTGCTCAAAGTGTTCCTCGAGAATGTGATCCGCGACGCCGTCACATACACCGAGCACGCCAAGAGGAAGACCGTCACCGCCATGGACGTGGTCTACGCCCTGAAGCGCCAGGGACGCACGCTCTACGGTTTCGGTGGTTAAGACCACTAGAAGAAACCGAGAGCTAGTCTCGcctgatttaaataaaaaaaatcagtataaaAAAGGCCCTTTTCAGGGCCGCATACGTTTCCGCATTGCCCACTACTAatcattattacttattatatgaatattatcacaaaatataatctcatcaataataataataataaaacaacgcTAACGGCTAAGCCTACAGAGTACAGACAATAGACATAGAGGTAGACTATACCGgtacattatacataaaatgttttaactGAGCACTTCTCACTTTGAAGTTTGTACCTATAACGTACAGACAATTTGCTTGTCAACTTGCttgctacctacctacctacctacctacctaagtaaatgagtaggtacttacctatctaCTTTGACACcatgaagtaggtaggtattaatattattgtaagtaGAAGTACATACCATAAGTACTAAATCTACAGTTACTGTACTACATAttacataggtacattatatttattgggCGCAGTACGTACGCAGCAGGTAGGTACAATTTCTAGCGACAGATATCGGTGTGTTTATCTGTTCGAGTGTGTGGAAggttgtaattataaataagtaaataagtttaatatcaagtcaagtcaagtgaTATTCGGAGTGTATGATTCGGGGCTCTCTGGTATTATGAAACGCCGTCCGTCCGTAACTCTGAGCTCCGCTGGCGAGCGCGCGCCCCTTCGCGCCGACTTACGCTACAGTCGATATTACAATATGCGCATGTTATTGGTGCTCTCGATGGTAACGTGTCTGTTATACGATTACAATTTACTATTACATAGTTATATCTCAATCGAATCAATCAGATCACACCGGCGAGAGACCTCTGAAGACCATCCGTACACGCCGAAAGATCGGGTCGTGTTTTACGAGCCTCCACTTCGATCGGCTCAAAGTTTATCAAAATAAGGCACAGCGTTAAGGCGAGTCATCATATCGGTAAAGTGGGACCTTAGCTTTCGATTTGGCGACACGTGCAACGCTCTATgcgatgttttatataaaaaaataagttttaaacgGGACCCGAGGTACGCGAGTAGCGGTGTATCGAAATTAAACATCGATCGCACCCCGTGCACGCAGAGTACACGCGATTGAATCGTACAGTAACGCGGACACGCTCAAGACGAAACCGTACTGAGGTCAGAAATGTGGAAAAATATCAATGagtatatataattttgatttaaaacgaTGCATGCTAGTGAAAAGTTCGAAGAGTTCGTACGGGAAAATGTTTAGCGACATCGCGGCTCTCCTTACGGTATAGCTCCGACCCTTACTGCCAACAGCGACCTCTGTACTGACTTTACGAATTTTGTTTTGATCACATTGAATTTGACGtctgtgtttgtttgtgttgtgCGTGAactgtgaaattaaaaaaaaaaaaatcataaagaaAATGTCCGACACAGCAGTGGCAAACGAGGCACCGGCGCCGGCGACTCCGGCGAAGAAACCGAAGGCGTCCGCAGGAGCAGGCGGCGCCGCGGCCAAGAAGCCGAAGGCGAAGCCCACCCACCCCAAGACGTCCGAGATGGTGAACAGCGCCATCAAGGAGCTCAAGGAGAGGAGCGGCTCTTCGCTGCAGGCGATCAAGAAATACATCGCCGCCCAGTACAAGGTAGACGCCGAGAAGATGGCACCGTTCATCAGAAAGTATCTGAAGAGCGCCGTCGAGTCCGGCGCGCTCATCCAGACCAAGGGCAAGGGCGCGTCCGGCTCGTTCAAGCTGGAGTCGAAGTCGTCCGCGTCCAAGAAGCCCGCCGGCGGCAAGGGCGCGGCCGCGTCCGCGGCGTCCGCCCGCTCCAAGAAGGCCGCCTCGTCGCCGGCCGCCGCCAGCGGCAGGGGCGGCAAGAAGGCCGCCTCCGCCGCCGCGGCCGCCTCCTCGCCGAGCAAGGCGAAAGCCGCCGCCGCGTCCGCCAGGGACAAGAAGGCCGCCGCCGCGGCCAAGAGGAAGAAGCCCGCCGCCAAGAAGTCCTCCGCCGCAGCCGCCGCCGCGTCCGCGTCCCCGGCCAAGGCGAAAGGCGCCGTCTCCAAGGCGAAGAAGACCGCCAAGCCGCCGACGAAGAAACCAAAAGCGCCCAAACCTAAGAAAGCCGCACCGAAGGCGAAGCCCGCCGCCAAGAAGGCCTCCGCCGCGAAGAAATAGAGCCACCGCGCGCCAGCCTGCCGCGCGAAGCCCGTCGCCGTCCGTCGCCCGCCGCGGAGCGGAGCGGAGCGGTGTCCGCCCGCCCGCCCGTTCGGTGGTCCTGTACGGTCGAGTCGAGTCGAGTCGTTTCGAAAACCCGTGCGGCTTCACAACCGCAACAATAAAAAGCCCTTTTCAGGGCTAACATATTATCTCTCTCTTTATAGTATCTAACCAACCGATGCGAcgattattgttttgttttattttcatcctCAACCTCAACATAAACATTAACATGACACGCCACTgcctattacctacctacctacctacctacctacctaccttgtTCTATCGCCTACCACGAGCGGACTAATAGAATTCACTCACTGCACATTCTAATGCCACTGCTACGTACGAACGTATCATACTCATACACAGTGGTGTGCACTagaaagtactgcataccccgagagttgtcttcttagtgctcattaaatacatatttttccactttgctcaattttattactagtgcataccctgatcgacaaccttatgcacgccactgctcataactatacctatacctaccaaCCTAACTAACTAACCGACTAACCAACGTGCATGATATGCACTCACTAGTATCTCTATCTACTCTActctactgtactgtactgtactacaCCACACTGCACTCGTATGCACCACCGAGACACGGACCGCAGTTGCACCGCACCTACAACAAAACAAACCGATAGATCTTAACAAACTGATCTATCGTCATCATTCTCTCCTCTCTTCCTTGATCCACTTCCATCCAGAAATACCCGAACCCGATCCCGACTCACGACTCCGACTCCGAGATTAATCATAATATAGGGATTTCAATACCGCTATATTTATAGTGCTCCTAGTCATCTACAGTAACACTACTTCTGTGCCGCAAGTGAACGTAACTACGATTGCCAATCATATTAATTAAACGTATGTGTGAGTTAAGCACCGCCTACTTTTTAGTTCTCTCCTCTCCTTTTCGCACATCGTATCTAAaatggaaatatttatttttatattcaaaatatatttttatttaacaatccGACATCAGAATAatatactttaaattaaattattaatatgaattatacatgtgatttttgttagggtaaatatttgtttttattttgacaattaatgagcaatttatagttattatataaatatgctATAGAGACGAAAATATTTGCTCATTTGTTATCAAATTGATACAGTAATTATCAAACAATTTGTTTAAAGCACATTCATTTTCCGTATAGTCACCCGCGTATTTCATCCCCTTAATCTCACAGATACGGgtctgtgagaatacggggatgaaatattgtctatgacactcacaaataaatggtaaaagatttttcaaagtctgtttagtagatccagagtttatcacataatttacctctttataatattaatgtatgattttatttcatcataaGTATGACATGAGAATATATTATACGCCAAGTCCTGATTGGCtgataaattacttttattcgTTCTAGTCGCAGGTGCTCCATCTCGCTCTTTCTTATAATGGCCTCTCAATTACACATTTTGCGGGAGgctttttatcaataaataacttGGATGAAATAAATTTGTGCTGTGGTCTgtgaaaggatttttttaaacaaaatcaacgactttttcttttttcatttgtttgtttgttgcgatataactcaaaaactactcggaAATTTTTTGCACATAAGGCATTAGCTAATAATATAGGCTAGAGTttagtgttttatataatatggaaatactagctgacgttctagttcccgtaggagtacggggataatatatagcctataaatgggctatagaattttttaatcgtaccagtagttcctgaaatcagcgcgttcaatcaaacaaacaaacaaacaaactcttcagctttatatattagtaaagaGTAAAGATAGattctaaatataataataataatgcagaTTCTTGATTCAAAGCTGCCGTTAAATCTAGCTGTAAACTTAAGATCCGATAGGCATTTCCGAAGACATCGACGTTAACAAATTAATTCACGGACTTCTCTGTATTTCTGATTTAATTAGTTGGTAACctttgttaatccagggtataatcaTTGATCATTGACCTCCTTTAATAGGAGATCGGTGGATTTCTATCTTTAGTAACATTTTTTGTTGCGATGACGAATACAAGGTCTAACATAACTTTGTAAGGAGGTTCAGTCActaagaatatttattataaattaattttgtagcaTTATTAATATGAAGGAATTTGAAACATATAAAATTTTGCACCaggttcttttaatttttatatttagtgaAGATTCTTATGAAAggttt
Proteins encoded in this window:
- the LOC112050945 gene encoding histone H1B-like, which codes for MSDTAVANEAPAPATPAKKPKASAGAGGAAAKKPKAKPTHPKTSEMVNSAIKELKERSGSSLQAIKKYIAAQYKVDAEKMAPFIRKYLKSAVESGALIQTKGKGASGSFKLESKSSASKKPAGGKGAAASAASARSKKAASSPAAASGRGGKKAASAAAAASSPSKAKAAAASARDKKAAAAAKRKKPAAKKSSAAAAAASASPAKAKGAVSKAKKTAKPPTKKPKAPKPKKAAPKAKPAAKKASAAKK